A portion of the Haliaeetus albicilla chromosome 29, bHalAlb1.1, whole genome shotgun sequence genome contains these proteins:
- the TBC1D25 gene encoding TBC1 domain family member 25 — MAAAGGGACPGGGAALEEECEVVRVRVKKSEGLLPPEFRSFAVDPQITSLDVLQHILARAFDLQGKKSFSVSFASRDPQGQETFVPLLSDGDLAAAFACARPTLRLRLDVRPPAESPLLEDWDIISPREVAAVEPLPERRSLLAAALPFTQALLAQVGRTLARAQAALAWPEGSPPSPPPPPPPCAPLSDADLRTYLGPGGRLLRPHDLRLHVYHGGVEPGLRKVVWRYLLNVFPAGLSGQERLAHLRRKAGEYAALKALLAARAAPAELALVGAAVRKDVVRTDRGHPYFGGPEEGHPHLAALQALLTTFALGHPRLSYCQGMSDVAAPLLAVLDDEAQAFLCFCALMRRLGPRFRPGGRGLARAFAHLRRLLRRADPPFWAFLAARGAHDLLFCYRWLLLELKREFAFEDALRVLEITWSSLPPAPPPPPDGIPLLGAPLGPRRACRGLRERRGLRPRPPRRRRRQRGESEAPAEAAGGRGGHEARGDGQESPRSSGGDVQAGSKASVDVPEAPGKDPEKPKSSSDIQEGSESSGNIQEGPKSFRDDQEGLESSTDVQGGSKTSGSDHEKPEVSGDIQPSLDGSRNDQEDPKVSRDAKVPRDSQGGLKASVEVQGGAKVPRGIREDPKVSSDGGRDPAGPKDVQEDPDASKEVDRDPDVPKKVNENASALKEIGEQPDVYKVVRGDPDVFRKPGKDANVGAEPSVFKKTRETRNVSKKSSENLNAPEKVGDDHSRRVSKRVGQDPDVPKETGKDPKETGKDPKETRKDPEVPKEVGDAPKEVGNAPSSPREVGEDPGEVRDDPSAGREAADAPEDPWGGGWAWEDSCSSSSSSSSSSSSSSSEEEVGLEDDGAPLPPPEELGQGNPFLLFLCLAMLLEQREAVMARAGDYNEVAMHFDRLVRRHHLPRVLRRAKGLFARYLEGWGGAPPGGPPTG, encoded by the exons atGGCGGCtgcggggggcggggcctgcccggggggcggggccgcgctgGAGGAGGAGTGCGAAGTGGTGCGCGTGCGCGTCAAG AAGAGCGAGGGGCTGCTGCCTCCCGAGTTCCGCTCCTTCGCCGTCGACCCGCAGATCACGTCGCTGGACGTGCTGCAGCACATCCTGGCCCGTGCCTTCGACCTCCAGGG GAAGAAGAGCTTCTCCGTCAGCTTCGCGTCCCGCGACCCCCAAGGCCAGGAGACCTTCGTGCCGCTGCTGAGCGATGGCGACCTGGCGGCCGCCTTTGCCTGCGCCCGGCCCACCCTGCGCCTGCGCCTCGATGTCCGGCCTCCCGCTGAAA GCCCGCTGCTGGAGGACTGGGACATCATCAGCCCCCGGGAGGTGGCAGCGGTGGAACCCCTCCCCGAGCGCCGCTCGCTCCTGGCTGCAGCGCTGCCCTTCACCCAGGCCCTGCTGGCACAG GTGGGCCGAACCCTGGCCCGGGCGCAGGCAGCCCTGGCGTGGCCGGAGGGCTCCCCTCCCtcgccccccccgccaccgcccccctGCGCCCCCCTGAGCGACGCCGACCTCCGCACCTACTTGGGCCCCGGCGGACGGCTGCTGCGGCCCCACGACCTGCGGCTCCACGTCTACCACGGCGGTGTCGAGCCCGGCCTGCGCAAG GTGGTCTGGCGGTACCTGCTGAACGTCTTCCCGGCGGGACTGTCGGGGCAGGAGCGACTGGCCCACCTGCGACGCAAGGCGGGCGAATACGCGGCGCTGAAAGCCCTCCTGGCCGCCCGGGCGGCCCCGGCTGAGCTGGCGCTGGTGGGGGCGGCCGTGCGCAAGGACGTGGTGCGCACCGACCGGGGGCACCCTTATTTTGGGGGCCCTGAGGAGGGACACCCCCACCTGGCCGCCTTGCAGGCTCTGCTCACCACCTTTGCCCTGGGTCACCCGCGCCTCTCCTACTGCCAAGGCATGTCGGACGTGGCCGCTCCGCTGTTGGCCGTGCTGGACGACGAGGCCCAAgccttcctctgcttctgcGCCCTCATGCGCCGCCTCGGACCCCGCTTTCGCCCTGGCGGCCGGGGGCTGGCCCGCGCCTTTGCCCACCTCCGACGCCTCCTGCGCCGCGCCGACCCCCCTTTCTGGGCTTTCCTGGCTGCCCGCGGCGCCCACGATCTCCTTTTCTGCTACCGCTGGCTGTTGCTGGAGCTGAAGCGGGAATTCGCCTTCGAGGATGCCCTGCGGGTGCTGGAGATCACCTGGAGCTCGCTGCCACCCGCTCCGCCTCCCCCACCGGACGGCATTCCCCTCCTGGGAGCGCCCCTGGGGCCTCGCCGGGCTTGCCGAGGGCTGCGCGAGCGGCGTGGGctgcggccccggcccccgcgccGGCGACGCCGGCAGCGGGGGGAGAGCGAGGCCCCCGCGGAGGCGGCTGGCGGCCGAGGCGGGCACGAGGCCCGCGGGGACGGCCAGGAGAGTCCCAGGAGCTCTGGCGGCGACGTCCAAGCGGGTTCCAAAGCCTCCGTGGACGTCCCAGAGGCTCCCGGCAAAGACCCGGAGAAACCAAAGAGCTCCAGCGACATCCAAGAGGGTTCTGAGAGCTCCGGGAACATCCAGGAGGGTCCCAAGAGTTTTAGGGATGACCAAGAGGGTCTCGAGAGTTCCACCGATGTCCAGGGTGGCTCCAAGACCTCTGGGAGCGACCACGAGAAGCCTGAGGTCTCTGGGGACATCCAACCTAGTCTGGACGGCTCCCGGAATGACCAAGAGGATCCGAAGGTCTCCCGGGATGCCAAGGTCCCCAGGGATAGCCAGGGTGGCCTTAAGGCCTCTGTGGAGGTCCAAGGTGGTGCTAAGGTCCCCAGGGGTATCCGAGAGGATCCCAAAGTCTCCAGCGATGGTGGCCGAGACCCTGCTGGCCCCAAGGACGTCCAAGAAGACCCTGATGCGTCTAAAGAGGTTGACCGAGACCCTGATGTTCCCAAGAAGGTCAACGAAAATGCCAGCGCTCTGAAGGAAATCGGCGAACAACCCGACGTCTACAAGGTGGTTCGCGGAGACCCCGACGTCTTCAGGAAACCCGGCAAAGACGCCAACGTCGGCGCTGAGCCCAGCGTCTTCAAGAAGACTCGCGAAACTCGGAACGTCTCTAAGAAGTCAAGTGAAAACCTGAACGCCCCGGAAAAGGTCGGTGACGACCACAGTCGCCGAGTTTCCAAGAGGGTTGGGCAAGACCCCGATGTGCCCAAAGAGACCGGGAAAGACCCCAAAGAGACCGGGAAAGACCCCAAAGAGACCAGGAAAGACCCCGAGGTCCCCAAAGAAGTTGGTGACGCTCCCAAAGAGGTTGGCAACGCCCCCAGCTCCCCGAGAGAGGTTGGTGAAGACCCCGGCGAGGTACGTGATGACCCCAGCGCGGGCAGAGAGGCTGCTGACGCCCCCGAGGACCCTTGGGGGGGCGGTTGGGCCTGGGAGGACTCGtgttcctcttcctcctcctcctcctcctcctcctcctcctcgtcctcggAGGAAGAGGTGGGTCTGGAGGACGACGGGGCGCCGCTACCGCCGCCGGAGGAATTGGGGCAGGGGaaccccttcctcctcttcctctgcttggCCATGCTGCTGGAACAACGGGAAGCCGTCATGGCGCGGGCCGGGGATTACAACGAGGTGGCCATGCATTTCGACCGCCTGGTGCGACGGCACCACCTGCCCCGCGTCCTGCGCCGCGCCAAGGGGCTTTTCGCTCGTTACCTggaaggttgggggggggcacccccgggAGGGCCCCCCACGGGCTAG
- the GRIPAP1 gene encoding GRIP1-associated protein 1 isoform X2 encodes MAQALSAEEFQRMQAQLLELRTENYRLSDELRKNGAELSGLRQRVQALDKDLAKANKALSKSKKAQEVEALLGETRMLQGKLQSQEDDFRLQNSTLLRELAKLCAQIEGLEEENRQLREGAPPGPPRDSLASAEPPQDGAAGDSVAPPASTDAPPDPPRELRPTEEGAGGDGPCREPPAPAAQGQRVAMEAEVAQLQAEVAKLTEKLRKKQESFLQLQTEKEALLRDSRMELEELRAQRDEEFQELQARNQQLQQELEAAAQAEAKLREQRGALARELQEAQAQRDALNAQLQACAGERDGLRRRLAEAEDARGESERGRRQAQEQLERQAQEHAAAARARAEQHRAELEGRVGELQAALGDAERQRELREAEGQALRQELKDVRDGQRILEKKGSAALKDLKRQLQLERRRADRLQERLQELLAPTRARTGLEELGLEGGSPGRGPGGDSSSLSSLGRDGSAPGSTKSGSGSPGGGSGGGGGVPGGGGLSPAEVAELFQRLAQSQQERWLLEEKVRHLEVSSASMAEDLCRKSAIIQSFVRDSRLEAAGPPGPPRRGTGPGEEGLREMNKKLQNMLEEQLTKNLHLGQDLEALTQELARLSKERTGPP; translated from the exons ATGGCGCAGGCCCTGTCGGCCGAGGAGTTTCAGCGGATGCAG GCGCAGCTGTTGGAGCTCCGGACGGAGAATTATCGGCTGTCGGACGAGCTGCGGAAGAACGGCGCCG agCTGTCGGGGCTGCGGCAGAGGGTGCAGGCGCTGGATAAGGATTTGGCTAAAGCCAACAAG GCCCTCAGTAAGAGTAAGAAGGcgcag GAGGTGGAGGCGCTGCTGGGGGAGACGCGGATGCTGCAGGGGAAGCTCCAGAGCCAGGAGGACGATTTTCGTCTCCAGAACAGCACCCTGCTGCGCGAGCTGGCCAAG ctGTGTGCACAGATCGAGGGACTGGAGGAGGAAAACCGGCAGCTGCGGGAGGGGgctcccccaggacccccccgtGACTCCCTGGCCTCCGCAGAACCCCCCCAGGATGGGGCCGCTGGTGACAGCGTGGCCCCCCCGGCGTCTACGGATG CCCCCCCGGATCCCCCCAGGGAGCTGCGGCCGACAGaggagggggccgggggcgaCGGTCCGTGCAGGGAACCCCCAGCGCCCGCCGCTCAG GGCCAACGGGTCGCCATGGAG GCAGAGGTGGCCCAACTGCAGGCAGAGGTGGCCAAG CTGACGGAGAAACTGAGAAAGAAGCAGGAGAG ctttCTGCAGTTGCAGACAGAAAAGGAGGCATTGCTCAGGGACAGTCG GATGGAGTTGGAAGAACTCCGAGCCCAGCGGGACGAGGAATTTCAGGAGCTCCAGGCCCGcaaccagcagctgcagcaggagctggaggctgCAGCCCAG GCGGAGGCGAAGCTGCGGGAACAGCGTGGGGCTCTGGCccgggagctgcaggaggcgcAGGCGCAGCGTGATGCCCTCAACGCCCAGCTCCAG GCGTGCGCGGGAGAGCGGGACGggctgcggcggcggctggCGGAGGCGGAAGACGCCCGCGGGGAGAGCGAGCGGGGCCGACGGCAGGCGCAG GAGCAGCTGGAGCGGCAGGCGCAGGAACACGCGGCGGCCGCCCGCGCTCGTGCCGAGCAGCACCGGGCTGAGCTGGAG GGCCGTGTCGGGGAGCTGCAGGCGGCGCTGGGAGATGCCGAGCGGCagcgggagctgcgggaggccgAGGGCCAGGCGTTGCGCCAG GAGCTGAAAGACGTCCGAGATGGGCAGCGCATCCTGGAGAAGAAAGGCAGCGCGGCG ttgaAGGACCTGAAGCggcaactgcagctggagcgACGCCGCGCCGACCGCCTGCAGGAgcggctgcaggagctgctggcgcCCACCCGTGCCCGAACTG GGCTGGAAGAACTGGGATTGGAGGGGGGGTCCCCCGGGCGGGGACCGGGGGGCGACAGCAGCAGCCTCTCCTCCCTGGGGCGTGACGGCTCCGCCCCTGGGAGTACCAAG TCAGGTTcaggcagccccggggggggcagcggcggcggcgggggggtccccggcggggggggcctGTCCCCTGCCGAGGTGGCGGAGCTGTTCCAGCGCCTGGCCCAGAGCCAGCAGGAGCgctggctgctggaggagaag gtgcGTCACCTGGAGGTGAGCAGCGCCTCGATGGCGGAGGACCTGTGCCGCAAAAGCGCCATCATCCAGAGCTTCGTCCGCGACAGCCGCTTGG agGCGGCGGGACCCCCCGGTCCCCCCCGGCGGGGGACGGGGCCGGGCGAGGAGGGTCTGCGGGAGATGAACAAGAAACTGCAGAACATGTTGGAGGAGCAGCTCACCAAAAACCTGCACCTGGGGCAG GACCTGGAGGCGCTGACGCAGGAACTGGCACGACTCAGCAAGGAGAGAACCGGCCCGCCCTGA
- the TFE3 gene encoding LOW QUALITY PROTEIN: transcription factor E3 (The sequence of the model RefSeq protein was modified relative to this genomic sequence to represent the inferred CDS: inserted 2 bases in 1 codon; deleted 2 bases in 2 codons; substituted 4 bases at 4 genomic stop codons) — protein sequence MSRGAAEGAPAPPGPPPARPPPGTPTVYVLLEGPSTPETLRLLRXGGGPXSWGGSPXSWEGSHNPGGVPIILGGVPXSWGGPIILRGSHNPGGVPXTPADPPGTFYCLKSQPLPHSGGPTPPAPMAAPPAAPPSSRVLLRQQLMRAQAQEQEQRERRGPPGPPPAPGPPGPSPAIAVGAPPXPRAPPHVPPEVLKVQTHLENPTRYHLRAAQRQQVRQYLTSALGRGPPSPPGPPPAPPAPHSPLALLHIGPGSEKEIDDVIDEIISLESSYDELLSFGPAEGALQLPNTLPAPAPLLEVFSPPQGGSSSCPAELPRVKAELSETEAKALLKERQKKDNHNLIERRRRFNINDRIKELGTLIPKSNDPEMRWNKGTILKASVDYIRKLQKETQRSRELELHQQRLEQANRSLQLRVQELELQAQLHGLPLSPPAAPAAEGGCEEAPGGPPFPPGGPPTPQCLLDLALADDLPPGLGLLGGPEGGLDDILMDDAGGLSPLGPPGALLASPGPSRASSPRSSLSMEDEP from the exons ATGTCCCGTGGGGCGGCCGAGGGGGCCCCCgcgccccccggcccccccccagcg cgcccccccccgggcaccccCACGGTTTACGTCCTGCTGGAGGGACCCAGCACCCCTGAGACCCTCCGGCTGCTCAGGTGAGGGGGGGGCCCATAatcctggggggggtccccataATCTTGGGAGGGGTCCCATAatcctgggggggtccccataatcctggggggggtcccataATCTTGGGGGGGTCCTATAATCCTGAGGGGGTCCCATAatcctgggggggtccc NNNNACCCCCGCGGACCCCCCCGGCACCTTCTACTGCCTGAAGAGCCAACCCCTGCCCCACAG CGGGGGTCCCACCCCCCCGGCGCCCATggcggccccccccgccgcccccccctcTTCGCGGGTGCTGCTGCGGCAGCAGCTGATGCGGGCGCAGGCGCAAGAGcaagagcagagggagagaagg ggcccccccggcccccccccagccccaggacccCCCGGACCCTCGCCCGCTATTGCTGTCGGGGCCCCCCC ACCGCGGGCACCCCCCCATGTGCCCCCCGAGGTGCTTAAG GTGCAGACCCACCTGGAGAACCCGACGCGTTACCACCTGCGGGCGGCGCAGCGGCAGCAGGTCCGGCAGTACCTCACCTCCGCCCTGGGACggggcccccccagcccccccgggccccccccggcgcccccagccccccacagccccctggcGCTGCTCCACATCGGGCCCGGCTCCGAGAAGGAG ATCGATGACGTCATCGATGAGATCATCAGCCTGGAATCCAGCTACGATGAGCTGCTCAGCTTCGGTCCGGCCGAGGGCGCTCTGCAGCTCCCCAACACG CTGCCCGCCCCTGCGCCCCTCCTGGAGGTTTTCAGCCCCCCCCAGgggggcagcagctcctgccctgccgAGCTGCCCCGCGTCAAGGCTGAGCTTTCGG aaACGGAGGCGAAGGCGCTGCTGAAGGAGCGGCAGAAGAAGGACAACCACAACCTGa ttgaGCGACGCCGACGATTCAACATCAACGACCGCATCAAAGAACTAGGGACCCTCATCCCCAAATCCAACGACCC GGAGATGCGCTGGAACAAGGGCACCATCCTGAAAGCCTCGGTGGATTACATCCGCAAGCTGCAGAAGGAGACGCAGCGCTCCCGCGAGCTCGAGCTCCACCAGCAGCGCCTGGAGCAGGCGAACCGCAGCCTTCAGCTCCGCGTCCag gagctggagctgcaggcGCAGCTGCACGGGCTCCCCCTGAGCCCTCCGGCAGCGCCAGCGGCCGAGGGGGGCTGCGAAGAGGCCCCCGGGggtccccccttccccccagggggcccccccactccccagtgcCTCCTGGACCTCGCGCTGGCCGACGACCTGCCCCCGGGACTGGGTCTACTGGGGGGGCCCGAAGGCGGTTTGGACGACATCCTGATGGACGACGCCGGGGGACTCTCGCCCCTCGGCCCCCCCGGCGCCCTCCTCGCCTCCCCCGGACCCTCCCGCGCCTCCAGCCCCCGCAGCAGCCTCAGCATGGAGGACGAGCCCTGA
- the GRIPAP1 gene encoding GRIP1-associated protein 1 isoform X1: MAQALSAEEFQRMQAQLLELRTENYRLSDELRKNGAELSGLRQRVQALDKDLAKANKALSKSKKAQEVEALLGETRMLQGKLQSQEDDFRLQNSTLLRELAKLCAQIEGLEEENRQLREGAPPGPPRDSLASAEPPQDGAAGDSVAPPASTDAPPDPPRELRPTEEGAGGDGPCREPPAPAAQAEVAQLQAEVAKLTEKLRKKQESFLQLQTEKEALLRDSRMELEELRAQRDEEFQELQARNQQLQQELEAAAQGPIERCVGRQAEAKLREQRGALARELQEAQAQRDALNAQLQACAGERDGLRRRLAEAEDARGESERGRRQAQEQLERQAQEHAAAARARAEQHRAELEGRVGELQAALGDAERQRELREAEGQALRQELKDVRDGQRILEKKGSAALKDLKRQLQLERRRADRLQERLQELLAPTRARTGLEELGLEGGSPGRGPGGDSSSLSSLGRDGSAPGSTKSGSGSPGGGSGGGGGVPGGGGLSPAEVAELFQRLAQSQQERWLLEEKVRHLEVSSASMAEDLCRKSAIIQSFVRDSRLEAAGPPGPPRRGTGPGEEGLREMNKKLQNMLEEQLTKNLHLGQDLEALTQELARLSKERTGPP, translated from the exons ATGGCGCAGGCCCTGTCGGCCGAGGAGTTTCAGCGGATGCAG GCGCAGCTGTTGGAGCTCCGGACGGAGAATTATCGGCTGTCGGACGAGCTGCGGAAGAACGGCGCCG agCTGTCGGGGCTGCGGCAGAGGGTGCAGGCGCTGGATAAGGATTTGGCTAAAGCCAACAAG GCCCTCAGTAAGAGTAAGAAGGcgcag GAGGTGGAGGCGCTGCTGGGGGAGACGCGGATGCTGCAGGGGAAGCTCCAGAGCCAGGAGGACGATTTTCGTCTCCAGAACAGCACCCTGCTGCGCGAGCTGGCCAAG ctGTGTGCACAGATCGAGGGACTGGAGGAGGAAAACCGGCAGCTGCGGGAGGGGgctcccccaggacccccccgtGACTCCCTGGCCTCCGCAGAACCCCCCCAGGATGGGGCCGCTGGTGACAGCGTGGCCCCCCCGGCGTCTACGGATG CCCCCCCGGATCCCCCCAGGGAGCTGCGGCCGACAGaggagggggccgggggcgaCGGTCCGTGCAGGGAACCCCCAGCGCCCGCCGCTCAG GCAGAGGTGGCCCAACTGCAGGCAGAGGTGGCCAAG CTGACGGAGAAACTGAGAAAGAAGCAGGAGAG ctttCTGCAGTTGCAGACAGAAAAGGAGGCATTGCTCAGGGACAGTCG GATGGAGTTGGAAGAACTCCGAGCCCAGCGGGACGAGGAATTTCAGGAGCTCCAGGCCCGcaaccagcagctgcagcaggagctggaggctgCAGCCCAG GGCCCTATAGAGCGCTGTGTGGGGCGGCAGGCGGAGGCGAAGCTGCGGGAACAGCGTGGGGCTCTGGCccgggagctgcaggaggcgcAGGCGCAGCGTGATGCCCTCAACGCCCAGCTCCAG GCGTGCGCGGGAGAGCGGGACGggctgcggcggcggctggCGGAGGCGGAAGACGCCCGCGGGGAGAGCGAGCGGGGCCGACGGCAGGCGCAG GAGCAGCTGGAGCGGCAGGCGCAGGAACACGCGGCGGCCGCCCGCGCTCGTGCCGAGCAGCACCGGGCTGAGCTGGAG GGCCGTGTCGGGGAGCTGCAGGCGGCGCTGGGAGATGCCGAGCGGCagcgggagctgcgggaggccgAGGGCCAGGCGTTGCGCCAG GAGCTGAAAGACGTCCGAGATGGGCAGCGCATCCTGGAGAAGAAAGGCAGCGCGGCG ttgaAGGACCTGAAGCggcaactgcagctggagcgACGCCGCGCCGACCGCCTGCAGGAgcggctgcaggagctgctggcgcCCACCCGTGCCCGAACTG GGCTGGAAGAACTGGGATTGGAGGGGGGGTCCCCCGGGCGGGGACCGGGGGGCGACAGCAGCAGCCTCTCCTCCCTGGGGCGTGACGGCTCCGCCCCTGGGAGTACCAAG TCAGGTTcaggcagccccggggggggcagcggcggcggcgggggggtccccggcggggggggcctGTCCCCTGCCGAGGTGGCGGAGCTGTTCCAGCGCCTGGCCCAGAGCCAGCAGGAGCgctggctgctggaggagaag gtgcGTCACCTGGAGGTGAGCAGCGCCTCGATGGCGGAGGACCTGTGCCGCAAAAGCGCCATCATCCAGAGCTTCGTCCGCGACAGCCGCTTGG agGCGGCGGGACCCCCCGGTCCCCCCCGGCGGGGGACGGGGCCGGGCGAGGAGGGTCTGCGGGAGATGAACAAGAAACTGCAGAACATGTTGGAGGAGCAGCTCACCAAAAACCTGCACCTGGGGCAG GACCTGGAGGCGCTGACGCAGGAACTGGCACGACTCAGCAAGGAGAGAACCGGCCCGCCCTGA
- the GRIPAP1 gene encoding GRIP1-associated protein 1 isoform X3, translating to MAQALSAEEFQRMQAQLLELRTENYRLSDELRKNGAELSGLRQRVQALDKDLAKANKALSKSKKAQEVEALLGETRMLQGKLQSQEDDFRLQNSTLLRELAKLCAQIEGLEEENRQLREGAPPGPPRDSLASAEPPQDGAAGDSVAPPASTDAPPDPPRELRPTEEGAGGDGPCREPPAPAAQAEVAQLQAEVAKLTEKLRKKQESFLQLQTEKEALLRDSRMELEELRAQRDEEFQELQARNQQLQQELEAAAQAEAKLREQRGALARELQEAQAQRDALNAQLQACAGERDGLRRRLAEAEDARGESERGRRQAQEQLERQAQEHAAAARARAEQHRAELEGRVGELQAALGDAERQRELREAEGQALRQELKDVRDGQRILEKKGSAALKDLKRQLQLERRRADRLQERLQELLAPTRARTGLEELGLEGGSPGRGPGGDSSSLSSLGRDGSAPGSTKSGSGSPGGGSGGGGGVPGGGGLSPAEVAELFQRLAQSQQERWLLEEKVRHLEVSSASMAEDLCRKSAIIQSFVRDSRLEAAGPPGPPRRGTGPGEEGLREMNKKLQNMLEEQLTKNLHLGQDLEALTQELARLSKERTGPP from the exons ATGGCGCAGGCCCTGTCGGCCGAGGAGTTTCAGCGGATGCAG GCGCAGCTGTTGGAGCTCCGGACGGAGAATTATCGGCTGTCGGACGAGCTGCGGAAGAACGGCGCCG agCTGTCGGGGCTGCGGCAGAGGGTGCAGGCGCTGGATAAGGATTTGGCTAAAGCCAACAAG GCCCTCAGTAAGAGTAAGAAGGcgcag GAGGTGGAGGCGCTGCTGGGGGAGACGCGGATGCTGCAGGGGAAGCTCCAGAGCCAGGAGGACGATTTTCGTCTCCAGAACAGCACCCTGCTGCGCGAGCTGGCCAAG ctGTGTGCACAGATCGAGGGACTGGAGGAGGAAAACCGGCAGCTGCGGGAGGGGgctcccccaggacccccccgtGACTCCCTGGCCTCCGCAGAACCCCCCCAGGATGGGGCCGCTGGTGACAGCGTGGCCCCCCCGGCGTCTACGGATG CCCCCCCGGATCCCCCCAGGGAGCTGCGGCCGACAGaggagggggccgggggcgaCGGTCCGTGCAGGGAACCCCCAGCGCCCGCCGCTCAG GCAGAGGTGGCCCAACTGCAGGCAGAGGTGGCCAAG CTGACGGAGAAACTGAGAAAGAAGCAGGAGAG ctttCTGCAGTTGCAGACAGAAAAGGAGGCATTGCTCAGGGACAGTCG GATGGAGTTGGAAGAACTCCGAGCCCAGCGGGACGAGGAATTTCAGGAGCTCCAGGCCCGcaaccagcagctgcagcaggagctggaggctgCAGCCCAG GCGGAGGCGAAGCTGCGGGAACAGCGTGGGGCTCTGGCccgggagctgcaggaggcgcAGGCGCAGCGTGATGCCCTCAACGCCCAGCTCCAG GCGTGCGCGGGAGAGCGGGACGggctgcggcggcggctggCGGAGGCGGAAGACGCCCGCGGGGAGAGCGAGCGGGGCCGACGGCAGGCGCAG GAGCAGCTGGAGCGGCAGGCGCAGGAACACGCGGCGGCCGCCCGCGCTCGTGCCGAGCAGCACCGGGCTGAGCTGGAG GGCCGTGTCGGGGAGCTGCAGGCGGCGCTGGGAGATGCCGAGCGGCagcgggagctgcgggaggccgAGGGCCAGGCGTTGCGCCAG GAGCTGAAAGACGTCCGAGATGGGCAGCGCATCCTGGAGAAGAAAGGCAGCGCGGCG ttgaAGGACCTGAAGCggcaactgcagctggagcgACGCCGCGCCGACCGCCTGCAGGAgcggctgcaggagctgctggcgcCCACCCGTGCCCGAACTG GGCTGGAAGAACTGGGATTGGAGGGGGGGTCCCCCGGGCGGGGACCGGGGGGCGACAGCAGCAGCCTCTCCTCCCTGGGGCGTGACGGCTCCGCCCCTGGGAGTACCAAG TCAGGTTcaggcagccccggggggggcagcggcggcggcgggggggtccccggcggggggggcctGTCCCCTGCCGAGGTGGCGGAGCTGTTCCAGCGCCTGGCCCAGAGCCAGCAGGAGCgctggctgctggaggagaag gtgcGTCACCTGGAGGTGAGCAGCGCCTCGATGGCGGAGGACCTGTGCCGCAAAAGCGCCATCATCCAGAGCTTCGTCCGCGACAGCCGCTTGG agGCGGCGGGACCCCCCGGTCCCCCCCGGCGGGGGACGGGGCCGGGCGAGGAGGGTCTGCGGGAGATGAACAAGAAACTGCAGAACATGTTGGAGGAGCAGCTCACCAAAAACCTGCACCTGGGGCAG GACCTGGAGGCGCTGACGCAGGAACTGGCACGACTCAGCAAGGAGAGAACCGGCCCGCCCTGA